The Fortiea contorta PCC 7126 genome has a segment encoding these proteins:
- a CDS encoding DUF928 domain-containing protein: MKLFLALTLSSISFLASQTSTITTQDDKRISLKTKSFQAPPPPPDSPPGGRVRGGAKRGSCPADAVKLTALVPFTTPTPTVTNVWGLTTKERPTLWLYVPIPKSSAYPAEFVLQDQDSRPIYQQDINLPEQPGIIGVSLPANAPPLAVEKRYRWFFTIYCDPEKQLPPIYVEGVIKRVNLNQAIARQLKVAQPLQKFSIYAKNGIWHEALTTLAELRQQDPQNTTLQSQWQDLLSSVGFSQEAKHPIIYRQ, encoded by the coding sequence ATGAAACTATTTTTAGCTCTCACTCTCAGCAGCATTAGTTTCCTAGCCAGCCAAACCTCCACAATAACCACACAAGACGACAAGAGAATCAGCCTGAAAACAAAAAGCTTTCAAGCCCCTCCACCTCCGCCAGATTCCCCACCAGGAGGGCGTGTCCGTGGTGGAGCTAAACGCGGTTCTTGTCCAGCTGATGCAGTGAAACTCACAGCTTTAGTACCCTTCACCACACCAACACCCACAGTCACCAATGTTTGGGGACTGACAACCAAAGAGCGTCCCACTTTATGGTTGTATGTACCCATTCCAAAGAGTTCTGCTTACCCAGCCGAATTCGTGCTCCAAGACCAAGATTCCCGCCCCATTTATCAGCAAGATATTAACTTACCAGAGCAACCCGGAATTATTGGTGTTTCGTTACCTGCGAATGCTCCCCCTTTAGCTGTGGAGAAACGATACCGCTGGTTTTTCACTATTTATTGCGACCCCGAAAAACAATTACCACCGATTTATGTTGAAGGAGTGATCAAACGAGTTAATCTAAATCAAGCGATCGCTAGGCAATTAAAAGTAGCACAGCCTCTACAAAAATTCTCCATCTACGCCAAAAATGGCATCTGGCACGAAGCACTGACCACCTTAGCCGAACTGCGTCAACAAGATCCGCAAAATACCACTCTACAATCACAATGGCAAGATTTGCTCAGTAGTGTTGGTTTTAGTCAAGAAGCAAAACACCCCATTATTTACAGACAATAA
- a CDS encoding tellurite resistance TerB C-terminal domain-containing protein → MQSAVISNRVFLGIVAFGVSFGLSLVPSWDFTRATVTGVITLLATYAAAFCVDRRRRAYEMLVLNSLHKRIKELEGLKSRIIREVDKIEDQHNLLFTESNKLKNQIAESRSQRDNIHRELKAFAGQKKQLESEIIDLQTEINNLENSKADLNNSCTTLTAEKRRLELNCNASRTEINQLQTQIYDLQEQRQDLENNLTLLGRLKPQIEERLYELRTQLQELEIDFQEQNQLLVATTTQKADIESNLNYLQTKLGEQQTELQQLQSQISLMQDERDLLQNQVWELLQQMETFHQEALVNQPEEDDVNLFPFSAILAPVQILEAQIITENLPEEWLVFMEHLSSYEIQVLKAIVEQENPQPAIKQIAEANITMPNLLIDAINERANDIIGELIINPGGEKLEIYPEYLINVKEMLSIYEDKIIRVSSQISND, encoded by the coding sequence ATGCAATCAGCAGTCATTAGCAATCGAGTCTTTCTAGGCATAGTTGCCTTTGGTGTGAGTTTTGGCCTTAGCCTTGTCCCTAGTTGGGATTTTACCAGAGCTACGGTAACAGGTGTAATTACATTATTAGCTACCTATGCAGCAGCATTTTGTGTAGATAGAAGACGTAGAGCTTATGAAATGCTAGTTTTAAATTCTCTGCATAAGCGAATCAAAGAACTAGAAGGATTAAAATCTCGAATTATCCGAGAAGTAGACAAAATAGAAGACCAACATAACTTATTATTCACCGAGTCCAATAAACTCAAAAATCAGATAGCAGAATCTCGTAGTCAAAGAGATAATATCCATCGGGAATTAAAAGCTTTTGCAGGACAGAAAAAACAACTAGAATCAGAAATAATCGACCTACAAACAGAAATTAACAATCTAGAAAACAGTAAAGCAGATTTAAACAATAGCTGTACCACACTAACAGCAGAAAAACGGCGTCTAGAGTTGAATTGCAATGCATCTCGCACCGAAATTAATCAACTGCAAACGCAAATTTATGACCTCCAAGAGCAAAGACAAGACCTTGAAAATAATTTAACTTTACTAGGTAGACTCAAACCGCAAATAGAAGAAAGACTTTATGAATTACGAACTCAATTACAGGAGCTAGAAATTGATTTTCAAGAACAAAATCAATTGTTAGTAGCGACAACCACACAAAAAGCAGATATAGAGTCAAACCTAAATTATTTACAAACTAAATTAGGAGAACAGCAAACCGAATTGCAGCAACTACAAAGCCAAATTTCCTTAATGCAAGACGAGCGAGATTTGCTGCAAAATCAGGTTTGGGAATTACTCCAACAAATGGAAACATTTCATCAAGAAGCTTTAGTTAATCAACCAGAAGAAGATGATGTGAATTTGTTTCCTTTCTCAGCAATACTAGCACCTGTACAAATATTAGAAGCGCAAATAATAACAGAAAATTTACCCGAAGAATGGCTGGTTTTCATGGAGCATTTGTCAAGTTATGAAATTCAAGTATTAAAAGCGATCGTTGAGCAAGAAAATCCTCAACCCGCAATTAAACAAATTGCTGAAGCCAATATTACCATGCCTAATTTACTCATAGACGCCATCAATGAGCGAGCAAATGATATTATCGGTGAATTAATCATTAATCCTGGAGGAGAAAAGCTAGAAATTTATCCAGAATATCTGATTAATGTCAAAGAAATGCTCTCCATATACGAAGACAAGATAATTAGAGTATCCTCGCAGATATCAAACGATTAA
- a CDS encoding NUDIX hydrolase, whose protein sequence is MPLGRELPQLLKQRLFYKGRKFNFEVNRLRLPNKAEGEWECIRHPGGALAVPVTAEGKLVLVRQYRFAVQGRILEFPAGTLEANEDPLETVQREIEEETGYRAQKWQKLGEFFLAPGYSDEIIYAFLAGDLEKLDKPPAQDEDEDIETVLFTPEELEKAILEGEQIDAKSLSSFLLARPFLV, encoded by the coding sequence ATGCCATTAGGTAGAGAATTACCGCAACTGCTGAAACAACGCTTGTTCTACAAAGGACGCAAGTTCAATTTTGAAGTGAATCGCTTGCGTTTACCCAATAAAGCCGAGGGTGAATGGGAGTGTATTCGTCATCCAGGTGGGGCCCTCGCCGTACCTGTGACAGCAGAGGGTAAGCTAGTATTAGTCCGTCAGTATCGTTTTGCCGTCCAAGGTAGGATATTAGAATTTCCTGCCGGAACGCTGGAAGCAAATGAAGATCCTTTAGAAACAGTACAGCGCGAAATTGAAGAAGAAACCGGCTACCGTGCCCAAAAGTGGCAAAAACTAGGAGAATTTTTCCTAGCTCCCGGTTATTCTGACGAGATTATCTATGCTTTTCTTGCGGGAGATTTGGAAAAGTTGGATAAACCACCAGCACAAGACGAAGACGAAGATATTGAAACCGTCTTATTTACTCCCGAAGAACTAGAAAAAGCAATTTTAGAAGGTGAGCAAATAGATGCTAAATCTCTTTCTAGTTTTCTTCTGGCTCGTCCATTCTTAGTTTAG
- a CDS encoding TerB family tellurite resistance protein — translation MVSHSNVKNLVKILIGAAWIDGRIQPEERQYLREIAQAKGLATDPEIKPWLYELVPVQPQECYEWVKEYLGEQPSVEDCENLIEAISGLIYSDGDVATEEARLLTKLQEIALSNDAAQPAHNLLLKQIQKLYRRWVDVQS, via the coding sequence ATGGTTAGTCATTCTAACGTGAAAAACTTAGTCAAAATCCTGATTGGCGCGGCTTGGATCGATGGCAGAATTCAGCCGGAAGAAAGGCAATATCTGCGTGAGATAGCCCAAGCAAAAGGGTTAGCTACAGACCCAGAGATTAAGCCTTGGTTGTACGAATTAGTTCCGGTGCAACCACAAGAGTGCTACGAATGGGTGAAAGAATATCTGGGTGAACAACCCAGTGTTGAAGATTGCGAAAATCTCATCGAAGCCATCAGCGGCTTAATTTATAGCGATGGGGATGTGGCGACGGAGGAAGCAAGGCTCTTGACAAAATTACAAGAAATTGCTCTTTCCAATGACGCAGCCCAACCCGCTCACAATTTACTGCTCAAACAAATTCAAAAACTCTACCGTCGTTGGGTGGATGTTCAGAGTTAA
- the folK gene encoding 2-amino-4-hydroxy-6-hydroxymethyldihydropteridine diphosphokinase has product MNFCADELSSQDSDSVKVSAIALGSNLGDSRAILEAAIDTLSQTPGILLVAKSHWYQTKAVGPAQPDYLNGCVVLQIVMLPQLLLETLLKIEQKFGRVRQERWGPRTLDLDLLLYNDLILQTPTLELPHPRMRERAFVLVPLAEIAPDWIDPVSRCAIKDLVKQVDCSDVHLWLGN; this is encoded by the coding sequence ATAAATTTCTGTGCAGATGAACTTAGTTCTCAAGATAGCGACTCAGTAAAGGTTAGCGCCATCGCCCTAGGGAGTAATTTAGGAGATTCACGAGCAATTCTTGAAGCAGCCATCGACACTCTATCCCAAACACCCGGTATTCTTTTGGTAGCAAAATCTCATTGGTATCAAACTAAAGCTGTGGGGCCTGCCCAACCAGATTACTTAAATGGTTGCGTCGTACTACAGATAGTCATGCTACCGCAGCTATTGTTAGAAACTTTATTAAAAATCGAACAAAAGTTCGGCCGGGTTCGCCAAGAACGCTGGGGGCCAAGAACTCTAGACTTGGATTTATTACTCTACAATGACCTGATTTTGCAGACACCAACCCTGGAGCTTCCCCATCCCCGAATGCGAGAGCGGGCTTTTGTGTTGGTACCGTTAGCAGAAATTGCCCCGGATTGGATAGATCCAGTTTCTCGGTGTGCTATCAAAGATTTGGTTAAACAGGTAGACTGTTCTGATGTACATTTATGGTTAGGCAATTAA
- a CDS encoding ATP-binding protein: MSTVSISSYTQVQLLQRQAASLLLYQSVVQDEVGIAFLDLLQAIRYTDADARSCLQAYGNYFHALAARNQNWEDYLVTQILVSDNPFTRLAQREELKNIPPALVVATQHDLQTLQSLSSCSSAVLSEWVQTVAHLPVSPVVWYREQAAIEVETGLMQQYQQVATSATLQQLDNWADAVEDLAVYYRQFGTGLFAQHRACRWEAGQFVGIRHPDPVKLDALVGYESQRDALLKNTEFLLSGQAALHVLLYGSRGSGKSSLVKALLNEYGDKHLRLLEVAKSQLQDLPQIVEQLRGLPQKFIIFVDDLSFEEDDDAFKALKVVLEGNLTARSLNVVVYATSNRRHLIREFFTDRPTPKDNAEIHAWDTMQEKLSFSDRFGLTLTFAGADQNTYLKIVNHLAAQAGINYNQADLEYQALQWATRHNGRSGRTAKQFIDFFQAELTYSSIKKNLSD; encoded by the coding sequence ATGTCTACGGTAAGTATTTCATCTTATACACAAGTTCAGCTCCTCCAGCGCCAAGCCGCCTCACTCTTACTTTACCAATCTGTCGTGCAGGACGAGGTGGGCATCGCTTTTCTTGACCTGTTGCAAGCCATACGTTACACTGATGCCGATGCACGGAGTTGTCTCCAAGCTTATGGTAACTATTTTCATGCCTTGGCAGCGAGAAATCAAAATTGGGAAGACTATCTAGTCACTCAAATTCTCGTTTCTGATAATCCTTTTACTAGGCTTGCCCAAAGGGAAGAATTAAAGAATATACCTCCGGCTTTAGTAGTTGCAACTCAACATGATTTGCAAACATTGCAGAGTTTATCCAGTTGTAGCAGCGCTGTTTTGAGTGAATGGGTGCAGACTGTAGCGCATCTACCTGTGTCACCAGTTGTGTGGTATCGAGAGCAAGCAGCGATTGAGGTGGAAACGGGATTAATGCAGCAGTATCAACAAGTCGCAACCAGTGCTACCCTACAACAGTTAGACAATTGGGCTGACGCTGTAGAAGATTTAGCAGTTTATTATCGACAATTTGGTACGGGTTTATTTGCTCAACATCGCGCTTGTCGCTGGGAAGCTGGGCAATTTGTGGGGATTCGTCATCCTGATCCAGTTAAACTAGATGCACTGGTGGGTTATGAATCGCAACGGGACGCATTGCTAAAAAATACAGAGTTTTTGTTATCAGGGCAAGCAGCACTACATGTATTACTTTATGGTAGTCGCGGTTCAGGGAAATCTTCTTTAGTGAAAGCTTTGTTAAATGAGTATGGGGATAAGCATCTGCGTTTGTTGGAAGTGGCGAAATCGCAGTTGCAAGACTTACCGCAAATTGTCGAACAATTGCGGGGATTGCCACAAAAATTTATTATATTTGTAGATGATCTTTCCTTTGAAGAAGATGACGATGCTTTTAAAGCATTGAAAGTAGTTTTAGAGGGAAATTTAACTGCGCGATCGCTTAATGTAGTCGTCTATGCAACCTCCAATCGTCGCCATTTAATTCGGGAGTTTTTCACCGATAGACCAACCCCCAAAGATAACGCTGAAATCCACGCCTGGGACACGATGCAGGAGAAATTATCATTTAGCGATCGCTTTGGTTTAACCTTAACTTTTGCAGGAGCAGATCAAAACACCTACTTAAAAATTGTTAACCATCTAGCAGCGCAAGCTGGAATTAATTATAATCAAGCCGATTTAGAATATCAAGCATTACAATGGGCAACACGCCACAATGGACGTTCAGGGCGCACAGCAAAGCAATTCATAGATTTTTTCCAAGCAGAGTTAACATATTCAAGTATCAAAAAAAATCTATCAGATTAA
- a CDS encoding 16S rRNA (cytosine(967)-C(5))-methyltransferase gives MLNPRQLALIILRDVHKGAYADVALDRGLQKADLSIPDRRLVTELVYGSVRRQRTLDALIDQLATKKSHQQPPDLRTIIHLGLYQLRYQERIPPSAAVNTTVELAKTNGFSGLTGFVNGLLRQYIRQTATGEDCLQLPENPVQRLGILHSFPDWIVQLWLAELGLAQTEQLCVWMNQSPTIDLRINPLSTTIEAVETALQSAGVMVRRLPNLPQALRLISHSGAIPSLPGFEEGWWTVQDSSAQLVSHLLAPQPGEVVIDACAAPGGKTTHIAELMGDQGKIWAGDRTSSRLRKLQENARRLNLHSIQIYTGDARQCSQFYHAGDRVLLDAPCSGLGTLHRHADARWRQTPETIQELSQLQSDLLSHLSTFVNKNGTIVYATCTLHSAENEDVISAFLASHPDWEIAPLPLDSMFTDYSTPQGWLKVWPHQHNMDGFFMVRLRKTNDSE, from the coding sequence ATGCTCAACCCCCGCCAACTAGCTTTGATAATTCTGCGAGATGTTCACAAGGGTGCTTATGCTGATGTGGCCTTGGACAGGGGGCTGCAAAAGGCCGATTTATCTATCCCAGACCGTCGGTTGGTGACAGAATTAGTTTATGGCAGCGTCAGAAGACAACGCACCCTCGATGCTCTCATTGATCAACTAGCCACAAAAAAATCTCATCAACAACCCCCCGACCTCCGCACTATTATTCATCTGGGTTTATACCAGCTACGCTATCAAGAACGGATTCCCCCCTCAGCGGCGGTGAATACTACTGTGGAATTAGCTAAAACTAACGGCTTTTCTGGACTGACAGGTTTTGTCAATGGTTTATTGCGGCAATATATCCGCCAAACAGCAACAGGAGAAGATTGTTTACAATTACCAGAAAATCCTGTGCAGCGTCTCGGCATTTTACACAGTTTTCCTGACTGGATTGTACAACTCTGGTTAGCAGAACTGGGTTTAGCTCAGACAGAACAGTTGTGTGTGTGGATGAACCAATCGCCCACAATCGACCTGCGGATTAATCCCCTAAGCACCACCATAGAAGCAGTTGAAACGGCTTTGCAATCAGCGGGTGTGATGGTGCGGCGTCTGCCTAATTTGCCGCAAGCTTTAAGATTGATTAGTCATAGTGGCGCGATTCCTAGTCTCCCCGGCTTTGAAGAAGGATGGTGGACTGTACAGGATAGTAGCGCCCAGTTGGTCAGTCATTTGCTGGCTCCCCAACCAGGAGAAGTGGTGATTGATGCTTGTGCTGCGCCGGGAGGGAAAACAACGCACATTGCTGAATTGATGGGAGATCAAGGTAAAATTTGGGCTGGCGATCGCACTTCCTCACGTCTGCGTAAACTCCAAGAAAATGCTCGGCGGCTGAATTTGCACTCTATTCAAATTTATACAGGCGATGCGCGCCAATGCTCGCAATTTTACCACGCAGGCGATCGCGTTTTACTCGATGCACCATGCTCTGGTTTAGGCACTCTACATCGTCATGCTGATGCTCGTTGGCGACAGACGCCAGAAACTATCCAAGAACTTTCTCAACTCCAGTCGGATCTGTTATCACATCTTTCTACGTTTGTCAATAAAAACGGTACAATAGTCTATGCTACCTGTACCCTCCACTCAGCGGAAAACGAGGATGTGATCTCGGCTTTTCTCGCTAGCCATCCTGATTGGGAAATCGCTCCCCTCCCCTTAGATTCCATGTTTACTGACTATTCCACGCCCCAAGGCTGGCTGAAGGTTTGGCCCCATCAACACAACATGGACGGCTTTTTTATGGTGCGCTTAAGAAAAACTAATGATTCCGAGTGA
- a CDS encoding ATP-binding protein: protein MTKLKISKKISTALINSLSAGVVPRLGVEHIAVGREKELASLLKNLDDIAEGVAAFRFIIGNYGSGKSFMLQLIRNRAMEQGFVVADADLSSERRLAGSNNEGLATYRELMSRLATKTRPDGGALVSILEGWINKIQQEVVKDTGKRPQDDGFDDLVETKIREVVQYIEDLVHGFDFGSVIVAYWRGYRTDDDNLKNAAMRWLRGEFNTKTEARAALGVRVIIDDDSWYDYIKILAKFVAEIGYKGLLILVDESVHLYQISTTVTREKNYNRLLAIFNDTMQCKAEYLGVIVGGTTKFLEDPNRGLFADQAWRRRTKESRFAAQAGVQEYLGPVMRLNPLTQAEIFTLLQRLTEIHALNFAYEQVLKNSQLQDFVKEIVNRLGAEALLTPGEIVRDFISVLNILQQNPEIAFTELIHGANFRPTAAGGNTNLDEGDAAEFSL from the coding sequence ATGACAAAACTCAAAATATCAAAAAAAATATCCACTGCATTAATTAATTCCTTGAGTGCGGGAGTAGTACCAAGACTAGGTGTTGAACATATCGCAGTTGGTAGAGAAAAAGAATTAGCAAGTTTGTTAAAAAACCTGGATGACATTGCAGAAGGTGTGGCTGCATTTCGCTTCATAATTGGTAACTATGGTTCCGGAAAAAGCTTCATGCTACAACTAATTCGCAATCGAGCTATGGAGCAAGGTTTTGTAGTAGCTGATGCTGATTTATCTTCAGAACGCCGATTAGCAGGAAGCAACAACGAAGGTTTAGCCACTTATCGAGAATTAATGAGTCGTCTAGCTACAAAAACTCGCCCTGATGGTGGCGCTTTAGTTTCAATTTTAGAAGGATGGATTAATAAAATACAACAAGAAGTAGTTAAAGATACGGGAAAACGCCCTCAAGATGATGGTTTTGATGACCTAGTAGAAACGAAAATTAGAGAAGTAGTTCAGTATATTGAAGATTTAGTCCACGGATTTGATTTTGGTAGTGTAATTGTTGCTTATTGGCGTGGATACCGTACGGATGATGATAACCTCAAAAATGCCGCGATGCGGTGGTTACGGGGAGAATTTAACACAAAAACTGAAGCTAGAGCCGCTTTAGGAGTGCGCGTCATTATTGACGATGATAGCTGGTATGACTATATAAAAATTTTGGCGAAATTTGTGGCCGAAATTGGCTATAAAGGACTGCTGATATTAGTTGATGAATCGGTGCATTTATACCAAATATCTACTACAGTTACTAGAGAAAAAAATTATAATCGATTACTAGCAATTTTTAATGACACCATGCAGTGTAAAGCCGAATATTTAGGCGTTATTGTTGGCGGGACAACAAAATTTTTAGAAGATCCAAATAGAGGATTATTTGCTGATCAAGCTTGGCGTAGACGCACCAAAGAAAGCCGTTTTGCAGCCCAAGCTGGAGTTCAAGAATATTTGGGCCCAGTGATGCGGCTTAACCCTTTAACTCAAGCAGAAATTTTCACTCTTTTGCAACGTTTAACTGAGATTCACGCGCTCAATTTTGCTTACGAGCAGGTTTTAAAAAATAGTCAATTGCAGGATTTTGTCAAAGAAATTGTCAATCGTTTGGGTGCAGAAGCATTATTGACACCAGGGGAAATTGTTAGAGATTTTATTAGTGTTTTGAATATCCTCCAACAAAATCCGGAAATTGCTTTTACAGAATTAATTCATGGCGCTAATTTTCGACCTACTGCTGCAGGTGGAAACACAAATTTAGATGAAGGTGATGCAGCAGAATTTAGTTTGTAA
- the psb35 gene encoding photosystem II assembly protein Psb35 produces the protein MHLFMQAAAPAVEGPHFPVAFTLVYVVGFVAAVTIGSIAWYNSKRPAGWESKERPDFVPKIEKEETPGLGEPKS, from the coding sequence ATGCATTTATTCATGCAAGCAGCAGCGCCAGCTGTGGAAGGGCCTCACTTTCCTGTGGCTTTTACTTTGGTGTATGTAGTTGGTTTTGTTGCGGCTGTCACCATCGGTTCCATCGCTTGGTACAACTCTAAACGTCCCGCAGGTTGGGAAAGCAAAGAGCGTCCCGATTTTGTGCCCAAAATTGAAAAAGAAGAAACTCCGGGTCTGGGTGAGCCGAAGTCATAA
- a CDS encoding transglycosylase domain-containing protein, with translation MPPSNYHENEESTNEDLPPTNLMKARQLLNRIQGVSSGLLAKVSSSEKPFYRRLWFWAGLGLGGSILTLGYGIRSIDQTLPDKADLNAVVRQQTLTIKAIDGTVLQQQGEAAREQIQLDRIPEKLKQAFIASEDRRFEQHGGVDPQGIVRAVWNNLRSQNVLEGGSTITQQLARILFLKQERTVWRKVKEIRLAQKMEQELTKDQILERYLNLVYLGSGAYGVADAAWVYFSKTVDQLTLPEMATIAGLAPAPSVYAPDRNPGAATQRRNLVLQRMEEDGLITTAERQAASQEALVIKSSFPKRLQVDFPYFTSYIQKELPKYVSPDILAGGGLVVETTLNPIWQKAAEAAVAKTLRNQGRWENFKQAALVALDPRNGEIQAMVGGKDFGKNQFNRVTQAQRQPGSTFKGFVYATAIASGKSPYDSYLDAPFVVDGYEPKNYSEKFRGYMNIRDALTNSINIVAVKVLIDVGFAPTIKLAQEMGIKSELKPTYSLALGSNEVNLLELTSAYGSFATQGLHIEPHGIRRVLNRRGDVIWSAKFQSQRALDAESTAIMTWMLRNVVESGTGAAAQLDNRPVAGKTGTSDEARDLWFIGYIPQIVTGVWLGNDDNRPTYGSSGSAAYTWHEFMEVAVKGMPVENFPKRPQLDGRKGTIKAEPVKPRRILNKVAATNDDEQQQEDSTPRRRRRYRQQNDETVSSSSSSSSSSTRRRRRYRSQESTVNESTESRPRRRRRQVESGNSSPSQGSNSSGSSNSAPSQPSWRERLTPKTSE, from the coding sequence TTGCCACCCAGTAATTATCATGAGAATGAGGAATCGACAAATGAGGACTTACCGCCGACAAACCTCATGAAGGCGAGGCAGTTACTCAACCGCATACAAGGCGTATCATCTGGACTGTTAGCGAAAGTGTCCAGCAGCGAAAAACCGTTTTATCGCCGCCTTTGGTTTTGGGCGGGCTTGGGTCTAGGTGGCAGTATTCTCACTCTGGGCTACGGTATTAGGTCAATAGACCAGACTTTACCAGATAAGGCAGATCTTAACGCTGTTGTGCGACAGCAGACATTGACTATTAAAGCTATCGATGGTACAGTTCTCCAGCAACAAGGAGAAGCAGCTAGAGAGCAAATTCAGCTAGATCGAATCCCTGAAAAACTCAAACAAGCCTTCATCGCTTCAGAAGATAGAAGATTTGAGCAACACGGTGGAGTTGATCCCCAAGGAATTGTCAGAGCAGTTTGGAACAACTTGCGATCGCAAAATGTCCTCGAAGGTGGTAGTACCATCACCCAACAGCTCGCCCGTATTCTTTTCCTCAAGCAAGAGCGGACAGTCTGGCGCAAAGTCAAGGAAATCCGTTTAGCGCAAAAGATGGAGCAAGAGTTAACCAAAGACCAAATTTTAGAGCGTTATTTGAATTTGGTGTATTTGGGATCTGGGGCTTACGGTGTGGCAGACGCGGCTTGGGTGTATTTTAGTAAAACAGTAGATCAACTAACCTTGCCAGAAATGGCAACCATCGCCGGATTAGCGCCTGCTCCTAGTGTCTACGCTCCAGATAGGAATCCTGGAGCCGCTACACAGCGGCGGAATCTAGTTTTACAGCGGATGGAAGAAGACGGATTGATTACAACCGCCGAGAGACAAGCAGCGAGTCAGGAAGCGTTAGTGATCAAAAGTAGTTTTCCCAAGCGGCTGCAAGTAGATTTTCCTTATTTTACGTCTTATATTCAAAAAGAATTACCAAAATACGTTTCTCCCGATATATTAGCGGGGGGTGGTTTAGTGGTGGAAACTACCCTCAACCCAATTTGGCAAAAAGCAGCAGAAGCCGCAGTAGCCAAAACCTTACGCAATCAAGGCCGTTGGGAGAACTTTAAGCAAGCAGCTTTAGTAGCCCTCGATCCCCGCAACGGAGAAATTCAGGCGATGGTGGGAGGAAAAGACTTTGGTAAAAACCAGTTTAATCGCGTGACGCAGGCACAGCGTCAGCCAGGATCAACATTTAAAGGCTTTGTTTATGCTACAGCGATCGCTAGCGGCAAAAGTCCCTACGACAGCTATTTAGATGCACCCTTTGTTGTCGATGGCTATGAACCGAAAAACTACAGTGAGAAATTTCGCGGCTACATGAATATCCGCGATGCGCTCACCAACTCCATCAACATAGTCGCTGTCAAGGTGCTCATTGATGTGGGATTTGCACCAACCATCAAATTAGCTCAGGAAATGGGGATTAAATCAGAACTCAAACCTACATATTCCTTAGCTCTCGGCTCCAATGAAGTGAATCTACTAGAATTGACTAGCGCTTATGGTAGTTTTGCTACACAGGGATTACACATTGAACCACACGGTATTCGCCGCGTCCTCAACCGCCGTGGTGATGTGATTTGGTCTGCTAAATTCCAGTCTCAGCGGGCCTTGGACGCCGAAAGCACTGCCATCATGACTTGGATGTTACGCAATGTAGTCGAAAGTGGCACTGGTGCTGCGGCTCAGTTAGATAATAGACCTGTAGCTGGTAAGACGGGGACATCTGATGAAGCCCGCGATTTGTGGTTTATTGGCTATATTCCCCAAATAGTCACAGGAGTTTGGCTCGGTAACGATGATAACCGCCCTACTTATGGTAGTAGTGGTAGTGCCGCTTATACTTGGCATGAATTCATGGAAGTAGCGGTCAAGGGAATGCCTGTAGAAAATTTTCCCAAACGACCGCAACTAGACGGGCGCAAAGGTACCATCAAAGCAGAGCCAGTTAAACCTAGAAGAATTTTGAATAAAGTTGCTGCTACCAACGATGACGAGCAACAACAAGAAGATAGTACCCCTAGACGCAGAAGACGTTATCGTCAGCAAAATGATGAAACTGTATCGTCTTCCTCTTCTTCCTCTTCATCTTCAACTAGAAGGAGACGCCGCTATCGTAGTCAAGAATCAACTGTCAATGAATCTACAGAATCTCGTCCACGGCGACGGAGAAGACAAGTAGAATCAGGTAATTCGTCACCCTCCCAAGGAAGTAATTCTTCTGGTTCCTCCAATTCCGCACCCAGCCAGCCTTCTTGGCGGGAAAGACTGACGCCGAAAACATCCGAGTAG